The following is a genomic window from Adhaeribacter radiodurans.
TTTCCGGAGTATTACCACTGTAATCCATTTCTTCGGCTGGTGTAGGCTCGTAACCGGCCGCCCGAATAATCCAGGCCAAAATATTTCGGTAAGCTTTACCAATTGCCCGGGTCTGTGCCATGGAAGCAATCGCAAATTCCTGGTAATACTTTTTACCTTGCTCTTTATTAGAACAAATAGCAAAACCAGCTCCCACAATTTGTTCTGTACGTAAATTAAGCAAATTAACCTTTGCCTGATACTTTAGTTCGGTATCGGTACTTACGTTAATTACATGTTCCACTACGGGCAGAATACCCAATCGGGAACCAGCGTATTGCCATCCTTCTACGTTCACGTATTCCTTGCCTTGAATATTTTGATACAATTTATTCTCTTTGATAAACTTCGCAAGGTCGATGGCCAGGTGCATGGTTTCGTCAGATTTCGCGATATCGTAACTCTCGATTCGCGCCTTCTTAACTAACTTGTCTTCTTTAATTTCCTGATTCATTTCTTTGTTTTTATGTTCAAATTAAAAACATATCTCTTTAGTATTTGGTGCCATTATGCTAATAAAAAAAGCAAATTATTCTACCTGATTATCAACATCTTACAATAAAGTTTTTAGCAATTTTTCAACTCATTTTTACCTAAAAAAATGAAGGTGAAAAAGCATTACATTTATACTCTAAAAATATTGTTTCTCCCAAGCAGGGAAGCTTTTCTACTATTTTAAAGTAATAAGGTTTCAATTTTATATTTGCTTGATAATATGCGTTTTAATTACTTAAAATATAGTTTTCCTTTCTTATAGCATACCTAGGTTTAGCCAATTGTTTTAAATTAAAGCTCCAAGTTTATTTGGTATGCAGTTTTAGGGCAAACAGAAGATTTTAGTAGTTGAGTAACAAAAGAAGTGCTTTGTGCCTGAATGAAACTCAAAGTAATTGAAACTGGGAAAGTAGCAGTATATTAGTTGAGCTTTATTGAAGATAAATAAGAAATGCCAGATTAATATTTTACTAAATTATTTAGCATTAAAAATCTGGTAAGAACTATTATCCAATTAATTATTATTGATTAATTGGCTCAATTTAAAATAAGAGTCTGTTTTAAATTGAGCCAATTAAAAGTACCAGTTGGGTGTTTGCACCGGAAAGTAATCCGTGAAGAATTATAATAGGTAGTGAAGATGCCCTAGATTTTATTCTTTGCTTTTATCGAAATACGAAACAATTTCTTAATTTAAAAGATAACCATCTTTCATTACTAATTTCCGGTCGGCCATTTCGGCTAGATGCTCGTTGTGGGTTACGATAACAAATGTTTGGTGCAAATCGCGGCGCAAGCGGAAGAAAATTTCGTGGAGTTCTCTGGCATTTTCCGAATCTAAATTACCGCTGGGTTCATCGGCAAAAATAATTTCCGGAGCATTTATTAAAGCGCGGGCAACGGCAGTGCGCTGCTGCTCCCCTCCCGACATTTCCGAAGGTTTATGCTCGAACCGGTGACCCAAGTTCAACATTTTTAATAATTCTTTAGCGCGGGTAGTTACTTCTTCCTCGGGGCGACCAGCTAAAAAACCAGGTAAACACACATTCTCCACCGCAGTAAACTCCGGCAATAAATTATGAAACTGGAAAATAAACCCAATGTGCTGATTACGAAACCGGGCCAATTCTACACTTTTGTATTTATTTACCGCATTTCCGTTAAAAAACACTTCTCCTTGATCAGCATTATCTAAAGTTCCTAAAATATGAAGTAGAGTGCTTTTACCCGCTCCCGATGAACCAACAATCGAAACAATCTCCCCTTTGGCAATCTGGAGCGTAATACCTTTCAGAACGGGCAGAGCTCCGTATGATTTATGAATATTTGTAGCGTGCAGCAAGAAGGTTAAAATTTTAATGTCTCCGAAGAGTAGTTATCGGTAAATCTAGATAAAAGTTACCATTATTTACAAATTAGTAAGCCTAGGTTTTAAATTAAGATTTAATTATTCAAAAATTTTACTCACTTAATTAATTAAATACGCTTTCTGTTTCTTCCTTGAAAAATTAGCGGATGAACTTAACTTTTAATAATTTACCTTACCCAACTAATTATACCTGAAATTAAATGGCTATTGGAAGATCTTTCCCCGTGCTGCTGCTTATTTTTTTATGCATGATGGTCCTTATTGTCTGTTTCCGGATACAGCCAAACGTTACCTCTACTCCCGCATTTAAAAGTAAAATTACTTTCCGGGGAGTAAATTGGGTAGCCGGCGATTCGGTAACTTTAAATCAGATAGTAGCCCTAAAACAGCAAAATATAGAATGGATGGCGCAAACGCCGTTTGGCTGGCAGCAGAAGTATAACACCCCGGAATTAAACATTAATACGCACGTAAGTAAAAGCTTTTGGGGAGAAAGCGATCAGGGTTTAATGCACACCACGCGGTTAGCGAAAGAAGCAGGCATAAAAACTTTGCTAAAACCCCATATTTGGTTAAGAGATCGGGATCAAAATAAGTGGATCGGAGACATAGAAATGACCAGCGAAGCTGACTGGAAAGCCTGGTTTACAAATTATTCGGCATTTATTTTACATTATGCCCGCTTAGCCGAACAAAACCAGATAGAAGCTCTTTGTATTGGTACCGAGTTAATGAAACCAGCCATTACCCGCGAAAAAGAATGGCGCCAGTTGATTTACGATATTCGGCAAGTTTACCATGGTCAGCTTACTTATGCGGCAAATTGGTACCTGGAATACGAAAAAATAAAATTCTGGGACGCGCTCGACTTTATCGGGGTACAAGGTTACTTTCCGCTCACCAAAAAAAATAATCCCACTTTATCTGAGCTTCAGGCCGGTTGGAAGCCATATTTAAGTGATTTAGAAAAAATAGCTAGTAAATTTCAAAAGCCGGTAGTTTTTACGGAAGTAGGCTACAAAAGCACCCCCGATGCTGCCGTGGAACCCTGGAAATGGCCGGAAAGAGGAATTACATCCGAACAAGATGAGTCACTTAAAACCCAAGCCATATGTTATGATGCTCTATTTCAGACTCTTTGGCAAAAGCCTTGGTTTGGCGGTACTTTTATCTGGAAATGGTACCCACAAGTCCGCGATAATGGCCGCGACCACCGCGACTTTACGCCCCAGCACAAACCCGCCGAAAAGATTTTAGCAGACTGGTACGGATCAGTCCATAGACGATAGACTATGGACTATAGACAATGGACTATCAACTAATAAAAATTTGAAATAATAAGATTATCGTTTACTTTCGTGCCATACGAAATGCTCCTAACATGAACATACACGAATATCAGGGAAAAGAAATTTTAAAAAGTTATGGTGTACGGGTACAGGAAGGCATTATTGCCCGCAACCCCGACCAAGCCGTAGAAGCCGCTAAACGCCTGACGGCCGAAACCGGTACCGGTTGGCATGTTGTTAAAGCCCAAATTCATGCGGGTGGACGCGGTAAAGGCGGCGGAGTTAAAGTGGCCAAAAACCTGGATCAGGTACGCGAGCTTGCTTCGCAAATATTAGGTATGACTCTGGTAACCCCCCAAACGGGCCCGGAAGGTAAAGTAGTACATAAAATATTAATTGCTCAGGATGTTTACTATCCGGGGCCTACTGAGCCAAAGGAATTTTACATGAGTATCTTACTCGATCGGGCAAAAGGTCAGAATGTAATTATGGCCAGCACCGAAGGCGGGATGGATATTGAAGAAGTAGCTGAAACCCATCCGGAAAAAATTATTAAAGAATGGATTGATCCGGCCGTAGGTTTACAAGCTTTCCAGGCACGTAAAGTTGCTTTTGCTTTTGGTCTGGAAGGAGAAGCCTTTAAAGAAATGGTAAAGTTTATTACCGCGCTTTATAAGGCATATTTAGATACCGATGCTTCGCAGTTTGAAATTAACCCGGTTTTAAAAACGTCGGATAATAAAATATTGGCGGTAGATGCCAAAGTAAACCTAGACGATAATGCCCTTTACCGCCATCGGGCTTTTGAAGACCTGCGCGACTTTAACGAAGAAGATCCTCTAGAAGTAGAAGCTAGTGCCAGTAACTTAAATTACGTTAAGTTAGATGGTAACGTAGGTTGTATGGTAAACGGAGCGGGTTTGGCTATGGCAACTATGGATATTATTAAGCTATCGGGTGGTGAGCCGGCTAACTTCCTGGACGTTGGAGGTGGAGCAAACGCCCAAACCGTAGAAGCTGGTTTCCGGATTATTTTAAAAGATCCCAACGTAAAAGCTATTTTAATTAATATTTTTGGAGGTATTGTTCGTTGCGACCGCGTAGCGAACGGAGTAGTAGAAGCCTACAAAAACATTGGCGATATTCAGGTTCCGATTATTGTGCGCTTACAAGGCACTAATGCCGAAGAAGGCGCCCGCATTATAGATGAATCTGGTTTAAAAGTTTACTCTGCCGTTTTGTTAAAAGATGCCGCTCAGCGCGTAAAAGAAGTATTGGCTTAATTTTCATTCACTTCTAAAACCTTTGTATAATAAGGCCACTTCTTTCGAGGTGGCCTTTTGTTTTATAGGTATTAAGCTATTCTACACTACTTCCAGTTGTACGTCAATGTTACCCCGGGTACCTACCGAATACGGACACACCTCATGGGCTTTATTTACTATCTCAACTGCCTGCTCGTGATCTATGCCTTTTAAATCTACTACTAATTTAACGCCTAACCCATACTTCTCGTTGTCTACTTGTAATAAGCTTACGTGAGCAGTAACGGTAGATTCTCGGTCTAAGCGAATATTTTGCTTGCCTGCCACCAACAAAACGGCGCTCTGAAAACAAGAAGCATAGCCCGCTGCAAACAATTGCTCTGGATTACTACTTCCCTTTTTGCCTCCTAATCCTTCCGGCACATTTACTTCCAGATCAATAATTCCATCCGATGATTTTACGTGGCCGCTGCGACCTCCGGTAGCCGTTACTTCGGCAGTATACAAGGTTTTCATAGTTCTAGTTTTAATTGAAAAATAATTCTTAATGGTTTACTTAATAAGTTTAAAGAGTTTATTTAACAGATTTTTAAAAGTTTTGTTAAGAAACGGTGTTCTTATTTTTAAATTTTATTTTGTAAACCAAGAGTATTTAGCTTTTTAAAGCAATTTTTTAGCGGAGGTAACGTAAGCAAATACAGGAAAAACCAGTAGCTATAAGAACTATTTTACTTTTATCTGGTATAAAGCAAAACGAACAAACAACCTTATCTTATTTATCTAAACTTAAAACGATGAGTATAGAAGCCTTAAAATTAATTCCGCAAGAAGAATCGTTTAATGAAACTTCCTTCGAGCAGGAAATTACCAATCGCCACCAACTTCAGGATCGTCCGGCTATATTAGAAACAATAAAAACAATATTAAAATTAATTAATCCGGTGCGCGTAAATGGGGCGGGCAATCATGAAATAACAACTCTATTCCGCGATATTGTATTTAAAAACCGTAATATGATTGGAACTACCGGATTAAGTCAATTAGCTGAAGCGAATTTAAGCGACGAGAACGGCACCTTAACCGACAAAGGAGTTGAATTAGTAAAAGCAATTGCCGGTTCTTACAAAGGAGTTGAAGGCGAATTAGCTTATTAATAACAAGAGTATAAAAGCCATTTTAACAAGCATTAAACCCTATATTGATTAAAATTAAGCTAAATTTTCTTTATGAATACAAATAAAAAAGAGAAGCCTTAGTTAAGCCTTCTCTTTTTACTAAACATTTAAGTTAATTTATTTACCGCTGTGCACTACTGGTGTTTTATTTAATTTACTGTGCTTACGGCTGTAAAAGAAATAAACAACTAACCCAATAACTAGCCAACCTATTAGCCGGTACCAGGTATGAATATTTAAACTGGCCATCATGGCAAAGCAAACCAACATACCTAATATTGGCACTAAAGGCACCCATGGCGTCCGGAATGGTCGGGCACGCTCTGGTTCATGTACCCGCATGTACCAAACTCCACCGCAAACAATAACAAAGGCCAGTAAAGTACCAATTGAAGTCATCTCTCCTAACTGAGCAATTGGTAAAGCACCGGCAGTAATTGCACAAACTATCCCAATCAAAATAGAGCTAACGTAAGGTGTTTGATATTTTGGATGCACCTTCCCGAACAAAGGTGGAATAAGACCATCGCGCGACATAGAATAGAAAATACGCGGCTGCCCCAACAACATTACCAGCATTACCGAACTTAAGCCAGCTATTGCTCCAATTTTAATTAAATCCCGCAACACAGTATAACCGGTAACTTCGATACCAATAGCGATAGGTTCTGCTACGTTTAATTGACGGTAATCTACTAATCCTGTTAAAATACCCGACACTAAAATATACAGAATGGTACAAATTACTAATGACCCTAAAATACCAATAGGCATGTCGCGTTGCGGGTTTTTAGCTTCCTGAGCAGCCGTGCTAACGGCATCAAAACCAATATAGGCAAAGAAAATAACCCCCGCTGCCCGCATAATACCACTCCAGCCATAATGGCCAAACTCGCCGGTGTTGTCAGGTATAAAAGGTGTCCAGTTTTGAGCAGCTACTTCCGGATTACGAAGCAAATAATATCCACCAGCCAAAATAAAAGCCAGTACCACAAACAACTTCATAAATACTATTAAATTATTAAAGCGAGCTGATTCCTGAATCCCAATAATCAGAATAATGGTTATTAAAATAATAGCACTGGCGGCTACAAAGTTAAATACACCCGTAGCATGGGGTAATGAAGCAATGTCAATGCCTTGAGATGCATATTGATGTGTGAGCTGATCTGTAACCTGTAACCAGGCACTGGTTTTAGGGTCTTGAATTAAAGAAATTCCGGGAGCATTCCACCATTCGGGCGCAATATTAATATTTAAATCCCGGAGAAAACTCACTACGTAACCACTCCAACCAACGGCCACAGTAGCTGCGCCAAACATATATTCCAGAATTAAATCCCACCCTATAATCCAGGCAATTAATTCTCCTAAAGTGGCATAACCATACGTATATGCAGACCCGGCAATCGGAATCATAGACGCAAATTCGGCGTAACACAAACCTGCAAAGGCGCAGGCAATACCCGCCACAATAAAGGAAACAACTAAGCCCGGCCCGGCAAATTGTGCGGCCGCACTCCCGGTAAGAACAAAAATACCTGTTCCAATAATGGCTCCAATGCCCAATAAAATTAAATTAGTAGCCGATAAAGTACGTTTAAGGGTATGCGAATGACCATCGCCGCCACCACCTTCCGACTCCTGAATTAATTTAGTGATTGATTTTTTTGCAAATAAATTAGATGCCATTCGTTTGTCTTAAATTTTGAAACCTTAAAGTTTTAGTAAAAATGTAGTGCCCTTGCCAGATATAATTAAAAACTAGTCCGTTAACTGAATAATATCTTAAGCATTAAAATTTAACAATAATACGCCCTTAAATTAAGTAAATTTTGCAATTTGTTGAACAGGCAGCCTAAAACATTTTAATCTTACCACCTTTAATCACGTAAACTATACAAACTAAATAAGATAAATTGTATTAACTGGCTGAACTTCTAAAATTGCCCCAAGTGGCTCTTAATTCAGGTGAACTGTTAAAAATAAGATTTAACAATTTTTACTAAGGTATATCTTTTTTATTTTATTTAAGTAAAAACCGGTAACACTAGTATATACACAACATTGTAAATTCACCTTACATCAACAAATACTTACTATGGATCATTACCCGTTAAAACCAGAAAACATGCGAGCGCCAGCGAACTTGAGCCGGGCAGAAATTCAACAAAGTTTAGAGGAATTAGATAATAAAATTAAAATTTTACAAGGCCGGGCCCACGCTACCACCGCTGATTCAAATCATACTTATCATGAGCATATAGCTGGGTTAGAGAAAAAACGCGCTTTACTGGCGCAAAAATTAGAGGCTACCCAAGACGAAACTTCTAACACTTGGACGGACATTAAAAACGGTTTACAAAACCTGAAAGATGAAATCCGGAATATGCTTGATTAGCTAAAATTTATTTTTTTAAACAATTAACTAAACCAGTTTGAAAGATTGGCTTATGGTAACTTTATATGCACTCATAAGCTAAAGTATAGAGTAAATAAACCTCATCGATAATACCAACTAGGATTTAGTAAATACCACATAAGTTTTAAAGAAGCAAACCCGGTAGGTTTCAAAACTACTGGGTTTAAGCTCAGTAGACCTATGTCCATTTAATTTTTGAATTAGGATAAAGCCCACAAAACAGAAAAGCCGAATATGTAGTATATATTCGGCTTTTCTGTTTTTTAGGCGAAAGTTTAATCTACATTATCATGCAGAAACTTGTTATCACCCAGAATATCGTTATCATCACTTAAATTAAAGCGGGAAATATTACGGTTAGAAGAATGGGGTACATTCTCCAGGGCAACATTCCGACGCAAGTAAGCAGGAACTTCTAACTTTTCTTTAATAGCTTCATTCGTAATTTCACTGCTTAACCGACGCAAACGTTCGCGGCGTTCCAGTGATTTTTGCTGCAAATTATTTAACTCCTCTTCGGCTGGTGTATTTGTAACCACATCACCTGTTTCTTCGGGAGTAAAAACTTCGTGTTGCGATTCTAAATCAAAAACAATTTTAGCCGGCTCTGCTGGTACCCGCGTTGGCACCGGTGCTGGAGCGGGCGTAGAAACAGGAACCGGAATTGGAGTTGGCGAAGCGTCCTGTACAGGTACTCTTACAGGAGCAGCCGGACGAGCAGGTTCCGCCTCTTCTTTAACAACTACACTCCGATCGGTATCGAAAATGTTGATTTGGGGGTCAGTTTCCGGGTAAGTGTTTTTTTTTACCTGACCGGTATTAATAGTTACTGCTTCACGGGCAAAACCAGTAGCAATTACCGTTACCCGAATGCTTTGACCTAATTCCGGATCAATCCCGTGTCCGAAAATTACTTCCGCTTCTTCTCCGGCTTTTTCCTGGATATATTCCGTTATTTCGGTCAATTCGTCCATTTCCAGTTCAGCCTGATCGCCTGACATGATAGAAAGCAATATCTTTTGCGCTCCGTGAATGTCGGTGTTATTCAATAATGGCGACGATAAAGCTTCTTCGGCAGCCCGCAAAGCCCGGTTTTCTCCTTCGGTAGTAGCAGATCCCATTACGGCCGCGCCTGAATCTTTCATTACTGTTTTTACATCTTCAAAGTCTACGTTTACTTCGGAGGTAACAGTAATAATTTCGGCAATACTTTTGGCAGCAGTAGTTAAAACATTATCCGCCTTTGCAAAAGCCTGCCGGATAGGCAAATTGCCAAAAATTTCCCGTAGTTTGTCATTCAGAATTACTAAAACCGTATCACAATTTTCGCTCAGGTCTTTAATTCCTCTTTCGGCAGCGTCCCGTTTCTTCTTACCTTCAAATATAAAAGGAGCAGTAACAATACCAACCGTTAGTATATCGAGTTCTTTTGCAATTTTCGCAATTACAGGGGCTGCGCCCGTACCGGTACCACCGCCCATACCAGCCGTAATAAATACCATTTTAGTATCATTACCCAATAGTTCCCGGATTTGTTCACGGCTTTCGATAGCCGCTTGCTTACCGCGCTCCGGATTAGCTCCAGCGCCTAAACCTTCGGTTAAATCAACGCCAATTTGCAATTTATTGGGTACATTGCTGCTTTTCAGAGCCTGTGCGTCGGTATTACATACCACAAATTCTACATCTTTAATGCCCTGACCACACATGTGGTTTACTGCATTACTACCTCCTCCACCAACACCAATAACTTTAATGATAGATTTGCTTTGCGTAGGTATATCAAACTTATAGGATGAAAAACTCATATATAACTCTCCTTTACTAAATTCTTAATAATTTTGCTTATCGTCAAAATCGTCGATTAATAAACCTTTTGTACGGTCTATTATTTTTCTAAAAAAGTCACTACCACCCGAAGCAGTAGCAGGTTTTGCTACTCGTTCGTTTACCCGGTTTTCGGAAGTACGGGCGGCAATTTCAGTATAACGATTTAAGCGTTCATCCAAAGCTTGATAACCAGCTAATACTAACCCAACAGTGGTAGCGTACATCGGACTTTTTACAGCATCGATTTTACTTTTACCTAGATGCTCATTTGGGTAGCCAATACGGGCATCCAGGCCGGTTAAGTATTCTACTAACTGTACTAAGTTCTGTAACTGCGAACCTCCACCGGTTATTACAATGCCAGCAGCCAGACTATTCGCATATCCGCTTCTAACAATTTCTGAATAAACAAGTTCAATAATCTCTTCCATTCTTGCCTCAATTATATAAGCAAGGTTTTTAATGGAGATCTCTTTCGGGGTACGGTCGCGTAAGCCCGGTATAGAAACAATCTCGTTATCGGATGCTTCGTCGGCAATGGCTTTACCAAACCGTACTTTTAATTGCTCGGCTTGGTTTTGCATAACCATGCAGCCTTGCTTAATATCGGTGGTTACTATATTGCCACCGAAAGGTAAAACTGCGGCATGCCGGATAATATTGTCTTTGAAAATGGCCAGGTCAGTGGTTCCACCTCCAATATCAACCAAAGCTACGCCCGCATCTTTTTCTTCTTCGCTTAACACGGACATACACGATGCCAGCGGTTCCAAAATCAAATTGTCGATTTCCAAGCCAGCCCGGGTAACGCATTTGTTAATGTTGTTAATGGCGTTAGACTGCGCGGTTATGATGTGGAAATTTCCCTCTAAGCGAACTCCCGACATTCCTACCGGATCCACAATGCCTTCTTCGTAATCCACTTTGTAATCTTGCGGCATTACGTGAATAATTTCGCTTCCTGGCGGTGTTACCAACCGGTACATGTCGTTGGTCAGGCGGTTTACATCTTCTACGGTAATTTCATTATCCGAAGTAGCCCGGGTAATGCTGCCGTTGTGCTGCAAGCTCTTAATGTGCTGCCCGGCAATACCTACATTTACTACGCCAATGTTTATTCCGGATTGTTCTTCTGCCTGCCGGATAGCTTTGCGGATAGCATCCACGGTTTTATCGATATTGCTCACAATGCCGCGAACAACTCCTTCCGAAACCGCTTTTCCCATTCCTAAAATTTCTAACTTACCGAACTCGTTTTTCCGGCCAACCAAGGCACAAATTTTGGTTGTCCCGATATCCAAGCCTACTACAATTTTGTCGTTTTGCATATCTATATTTTATTCACAAATGATCTGATCATGAAACTCCAGGTTTACCCGTTTGTACCTGTCCCAACCCATAGCGGGAAGTACTTTTTTGTAAACAACCAACAACTTTTTAAATTTCTGTTCCACTTCATCTGGCTTGCCAAATTCAATAACCTGAGTACCTACCTGAGGCATGAAAATTACTTTACCTTTGGCATCAATCTGCATTTCCGCTAACTGCGCTTTCCAGAAAGCATCTTTTTCGATAAACTTCAGCAAGTCCAAATATGCCCGGCCTAATGAATCCTGGTAAAAGGACCGAGTTTGCGCCGGCCGAAACAAGGATCTGGTAATAGGGATCACCCGTGCGGTAAATCTTTCTGATAAAGGTAAAACATTACCTTCATCATCAATATAGACGTCCTCTTCTGAATTGTCGTGTACTAATCTGGCTATAGGCCTGTTTTGTTTAATTTTAATGTTTAAGTTACCGGCTAAATCACGATATACCTGTGCTTCCCGCACAAATTTATGCGATTTAATCCGCAATTCAAGGTTTTTTAAACCGATATCTGTGATTTTTGAACCTTCTAAAACCTTCTCACCATCATTCGTAAGAATATTTTTTACTTCCCGCTCACTAATAAAATAGTTATTATACTCATTATCAATGGACACTGAAACTTTTCGAACAGCTTTTTGAGCTTGTCTCTGCGCCACAAATACCCCCAAAAAAGCGAGTAGTAGGATGCAACAAGATGCAAAAATTATAGATATAATCTTACGCTTCTGAAACATTTTTTTTCTTTTCTAAGATGTTCTTAATTGGCTGAACCAGAGTATCTATATCGCCGGCTCCCACGGTAGCCACTACGTCAAAGTCAGGATGGTTCTCTATTTTGTCCAATACTTCCTGCTTGGACAAGAGACTTTTTTTAGGCCCGGAAATACGGTTCAACAGCATTTCGGCTGTTACTCCGGGTATTGGTTTCTCCCGGGCCGGGTAAATTTCAAGTAATTCCACTTCATTTACCTGGCTTAAACTTTGGGCAAATTCATCGGCAAAATCGCGGGTTCGGGTAAATAAATGCGGCTGAAAAATAAGCTTGATTTTTTTATCCGGGAACAATGCCTTCAAAGAAGAAACAAAGGCATTGATTTCGCTTGGGTGGTGCGCGTAATCATCAATGTAAATATGATCCTGCGTTTCGGCCACAAATTCAAAACGCCGCTTTACTCCCCGGTAAGCCGCTACCCCAGCTCGAATCTGGTGCGATGGCACACGCATTAATTGAGCCGTAACGCAAGCCGCTAAAGCATTTTCAACATTATGGAAACCAGGAACCGCTAGCTCCAATCCCGGCAAAACTCCGGTAGGTGTAACAACATTAAATTTAAAACGGTGTTCCTCGATAGAAATGGTTCCGGCATTAATTTCTGCCCGCTCCAATCCGTAATTCAAGACCTTAACGGAAGACTCTATTTT
Proteins encoded in this region:
- a CDS encoding ABC transporter ATP-binding protein, which codes for MLHATNIHKSYGALPVLKGITLQIAKGEIVSIVGSSGAGKSTLLHILGTLDNADQGEVFFNGNAVNKYKSVELARFRNQHIGFIFQFHNLLPEFTAVENVCLPGFLAGRPEEEVTTRAKELLKMLNLGHRFEHKPSEMSGGEQQRTAVARALINAPEIIFADEPSGNLDSENARELHEIFFRLRRDLHQTFVIVTHNEHLAEMADRKLVMKDGYLLN
- a CDS encoding glycoside hydrolase family 113 yields the protein MMVLIVCFRIQPNVTSTPAFKSKITFRGVNWVAGDSVTLNQIVALKQQNIEWMAQTPFGWQQKYNTPELNINTHVSKSFWGESDQGLMHTTRLAKEAGIKTLLKPHIWLRDRDQNKWIGDIEMTSEADWKAWFTNYSAFILHYARLAEQNQIEALCIGTELMKPAITREKEWRQLIYDIRQVYHGQLTYAANWYLEYEKIKFWDALDFIGVQGYFPLTKKNNPTLSELQAGWKPYLSDLEKIASKFQKPVVFTEVGYKSTPDAAVEPWKWPERGITSEQDESLKTQAICYDALFQTLWQKPWFGGTFIWKWYPQVRDNGRDHRDFTPQHKPAEKILADWYGSVHRR
- the sucC gene encoding ADP-forming succinate--CoA ligase subunit beta, with the protein product MNIHEYQGKEILKSYGVRVQEGIIARNPDQAVEAAKRLTAETGTGWHVVKAQIHAGGRGKGGGVKVAKNLDQVRELASQILGMTLVTPQTGPEGKVVHKILIAQDVYYPGPTEPKEFYMSILLDRAKGQNVIMASTEGGMDIEEVAETHPEKIIKEWIDPAVGLQAFQARKVAFAFGLEGEAFKEMVKFITALYKAYLDTDASQFEINPVLKTSDNKILAVDAKVNLDDNALYRHRAFEDLRDFNEEDPLEVEASASNLNYVKLDGNVGCMVNGAGLAMATMDIIKLSGGEPANFLDVGGGANAQTVEAGFRIILKDPNVKAILINIFGGIVRCDRVANGVVEAYKNIGDIQVPIIVRLQGTNAEEGARIIDESGLKVYSAVLLKDAAQRVKEVLA
- a CDS encoding organic hydroperoxide resistance protein, which translates into the protein MKTLYTAEVTATGGRSGHVKSSDGIIDLEVNVPEGLGGKKGSSNPEQLFAAGYASCFQSAVLLVAGKQNIRLDRESTVTAHVSLLQVDNEKYGLGVKLVVDLKGIDHEQAVEIVNKAHEVCPYSVGTRGNIDVQLEVV
- a CDS encoding amino acid permease, which produces MASNLFAKKSITKLIQESEGGGGDGHSHTLKRTLSATNLILLGIGAIIGTGIFVLTGSAAAQFAGPGLVVSFIVAGIACAFAGLCYAEFASMIPIAGSAYTYGYATLGELIAWIIGWDLILEYMFGAATVAVGWSGYVVSFLRDLNINIAPEWWNAPGISLIQDPKTSAWLQVTDQLTHQYASQGIDIASLPHATGVFNFVAASAIILITIILIIGIQESARFNNLIVFMKLFVVLAFILAGGYYLLRNPEVAAQNWTPFIPDNTGEFGHYGWSGIMRAAGVIFFAYIGFDAVSTAAQEAKNPQRDMPIGILGSLVICTILYILVSGILTGLVDYRQLNVAEPIAIGIEVTGYTVLRDLIKIGAIAGLSSVMLVMLLGQPRIFYSMSRDGLIPPLFGKVHPKYQTPYVSSILIGIVCAITAGALPIAQLGEMTSIGTLLAFVIVCGGVWYMRVHEPERARPFRTPWVPLVPILGMLVCFAMMASLNIHTWYRLIGWLVIGLVVYFFYSRKHSKLNKTPVVHSGK
- a CDS encoding sll1863 family stress response protein — protein: MDHYPLKPENMRAPANLSRAEIQQSLEELDNKIKILQGRAHATTADSNHTYHEHIAGLEKKRALLAQKLEATQDETSNTWTDIKNGLQNLKDEIRNMLD
- the ftsZ gene encoding cell division protein FtsZ, whose protein sequence is MSFSSYKFDIPTQSKSIIKVIGVGGGGSNAVNHMCGQGIKDVEFVVCNTDAQALKSSNVPNKLQIGVDLTEGLGAGANPERGKQAAIESREQIRELLGNDTKMVFITAGMGGGTGTGAAPVIAKIAKELDILTVGIVTAPFIFEGKKKRDAAERGIKDLSENCDTVLVILNDKLREIFGNLPIRQAFAKADNVLTTAAKSIAEIITVTSEVNVDFEDVKTVMKDSGAAVMGSATTEGENRALRAAEEALSSPLLNNTDIHGAQKILLSIMSGDQAELEMDELTEITEYIQEKAGEEAEVIFGHGIDPELGQSIRVTVIATGFAREAVTINTGQVKKNTYPETDPQINIFDTDRSVVVKEEAEPARPAAPVRVPVQDASPTPIPVPVSTPAPAPVPTRVPAEPAKIVFDLESQHEVFTPEETGDVVTNTPAEEELNNLQQKSLERRERLRRLSSEITNEAIKEKLEVPAYLRRNVALENVPHSSNRNISRFNLSDDNDILGDNKFLHDNVD
- the ftsA gene encoding cell division protein FtsA is translated as MQNDKIVVGLDIGTTKICALVGRKNEFGKLEILGMGKAVSEGVVRGIVSNIDKTVDAIRKAIRQAEEQSGINIGVVNVGIAGQHIKSLQHNGSITRATSDNEITVEDVNRLTNDMYRLVTPPGSEIIHVMPQDYKVDYEEGIVDPVGMSGVRLEGNFHIITAQSNAINNINKCVTRAGLEIDNLILEPLASCMSVLSEEEKDAGVALVDIGGGTTDLAIFKDNIIRHAAVLPFGGNIVTTDIKQGCMVMQNQAEQLKVRFGKAIADEASDNEIVSIPGLRDRTPKEISIKNLAYIIEARMEEIIELVYSEIVRSGYANSLAAGIVITGGGSQLQNLVQLVEYLTGLDARIGYPNEHLGKSKIDAVKSPMYATTVGLVLAGYQALDERLNRYTEIAARTSENRVNERVAKPATASGGSDFFRKIIDRTKGLLIDDFDDKQNY